A single window of Drosophila suzukii chromosome 3, CBGP_Dsuzu_IsoJpt1.0, whole genome shotgun sequence DNA harbors:
- the LOC108007584 gene encoding probable palmitoyltransferase ZDHHC24 isoform X1: protein MVRFRVVLRAVCCWSRRMCFRAEEGILRFTQRHREKCVGLLHPFSAIFLLVLIGFMFIFELWYVLPSITDPQGMWHKLNWLLGIYVVFNILGNWWLGFARSTSVESLSPKRQHPAAGEAHLWHYCTSCQKLVPPRSWHCRLCNVCILKRDHHCTFTGNCIGHNNQRYFLGFLFHLTFGSGQALVYNAMLSSKIKAFGLSDPLLMIGHDYSQDADFEWKYTVASIFKLNFLLFMVPFGMFGLQMLMVHRNSTCYKIFDRSYDVGWRRNFELVLGKRGFWTFLSPTIASPLPNDGTYWIQKQFV from the coding sequence ATGGTTAGATTTCGAGTGGTTTTGAGAGCTGTTTGCTGCTGGAGTCGCAGGATGTGTTTTCGAGCTGAAGAAGGGATCCTTCGTTTTACGCAGAGACATCGCGAGAAATGCGTGGGCTTACTGCATCCCTTTTCGGCAATATTTCTACTTGTTCTGATTGGATTTATGTTTatcttcgaattgtggtatgTTTTGCCGTCAATAACCGATCCCCAGGGCATGTGGCACAAGTTAAACTGGCTGCTGGGAATTTATGTTGTCTTTAATATACTGGGAAATTGGTGGCTCGGCTTTGCAAGGAGTACGTCGGTTGAGAGTTTGTCACCGAAAAGGCAACATCCTGCGGCGGGTGAGGCACACCTATGGCACTATTGCACCTCCTGTCAGAAACTAGTGCCCCCGAGGTCCTGGCACTGCAGATTGTGCAATGTTTGTATTCTCAAGCGGGATCACCACTGCACTTTCACTGGAAATTGCATTGGCCACAATAATCAGCGGTACTTCCTGGGCTTCCTGTTTCACCTGACTTTCGGTAGCGGACAGGCCCTCGTCTATAATGCCATGTTGTCTAGCAAAATTAAGGCCTTTGGGCTCTCCGATCCCCTATTAATGATTGGCCACGATTACTCTCAAGATGCTGACTTCGAGTGGAAGTACACTGTGGCCAGCATCTTCAAACTGAACTTCCTTCTTTTCATGGTTCCCTTCGGTATGTTTGGCCTACAAATGCTGATGGTCCATCGAAACAGTACATGCTATAAGATATTTGACCGCAGTTACGATGTCGGCTGGCGACGAAACTTTGAGTTGGTCCTGGGAAAACGAGGCTTCTGGACTTTCCTCTCGCCCACCATTGCAAGTCCTCTTCCCAATGATGGCACCTATTGGATTCAAAAGCagtttgtttaa
- the LOC108007563 gene encoding uncharacterized protein, translating to MAAWLTSEYLEAALRRHYENNQIRVESLDIKPALGKGENYGAILTRIRLVYSNDLGSKIEEHLMAKTLLEDEDAETREKKAPYDIYNRELELYEQVLPKLQKLAGEQLCPKVLHIDRERGALIMEDLTHRGYVMAPRLQRLDEQHVSLVLKKLAKMQAASAVLEENSKENVFSLTKYDRGFFNRYTESFSAYFLGCLKSCAGYLKTQLGYENQAKLLEELAPHYMAVGLRCFQPEEAHINVLTHGDLWTNNMMFKYEAGVPSDVLLIDFQYAFWGSSTLDIHHLLNTSAVEAVRSELQIKMRCVYHEVFVGELRRLGFKGQRLPSRKQFHLESEQKRFYAVHCGLLLQPVLLNTDETDADFAALLSDQPRGMNMKRRLYLNPGIQDSIKRLAKQFELEGLLDPRQYEGL from the exons ATGGCAGCTTGGCTCACCTCTGAATACCTGGAGGCTGCACTGCGTCGGCATTACGAGAACAACCAAATTCGAGTGGAATCGCTGGATATAAAGCCCGCCCTGGGAAAAGGCGAGAATTATGGAGCCATCCTAACGCGTATACGCCTTGTGTACAGCAATGACTTGGGTAGCAAAATTGAGGAACATCTGATGGCCAAGACCCTCTTAGAGGATGAGGATGCAGAGACCAGGGAAAAGAAGGCCCCATATGACATCTACAACCGGGAACTGGAGCTTTACGAACAGGTGTTGCCCAAACTGCAGAAATTAGCAGGCGAACAACTATGTCCCAAAGTTCTACACATAGATCGGGAAAGAGGGGCCTTAATAATGGAGGACTTGACCCACAGAGGATATGTGATGGCCCCACGACTTCAGAGATTAGATGAGCAGCATGTGAGTCTAGTTCTAAAAAAGCTGGCCAAAATGCAGGCAGCTTCAGCGGTTTTGGAGGAGAATTCAAAAGAAAATGTCTTCTCTTTAACCAAATACGATCGTGGATTTTTCAATCGCTATACGGAGAGCTTTAGTGCCTACTTTTTGGGCTGTTTAAAGTCCTGTGCCGGCTACCTGAAAACTCAGTTGGGCTATGAAAACCAGGCCAAGCTCCTAGAGGAACTGGCACCCCACTACATGGCAGTGGGACTCCGCTGTTTTCAGCCTGAGGAGGCGCACATTAATGTCCTCACCCACGGCGACTTGTGGACAAACAACATGATGTTCAAGTACGAGGCGGGCGTGCCGAGCGATGTCCTCCTGATTGACTTCCAGTACGCCTTCTGGGGCTCGTCCACCCTGGACATCCATCATCTGCTCAACACGTCGGCCGTGGAGGCGGTGCGGAGCGAGCTTCAAATTAAGATGAGGTGTGTCTACCACGAGGTCTTCGTGGGGGAACTGCGGAGGCTCGGGTTCAAGGGTCAAAGGTTGCCCAGTCGCAAGCAGTTTCACCTGGAGTCGGAGCAGAAGCGATTCTACG CTGTTCATTGCGGCCTACTGCTGCAGCCCGTGTTGCTAAACACCGATGAAACCGATGCGGATTTCGCGGCCCTGCTTTCCGACCAGCCCCGTGGAATGAACATGAAGAGGCGGCTGTATCTCAATCCTGGCATCCAGGACTCCATCAAGCGGCTGGCAAAGCAGTTCGAGCTCGAAGGACTCCTGGACCCGCGGCAGTACGAGGGCCTATAA
- the LOC108007576 gene encoding uncharacterized protein has product MNWKFLICCLLGHSFVIAIEANCLRGTGHMWQLKPPTGTTSCNRASLLARNATAVGKPAARSAVDIAAASMETVDPGFGGTPAAPPAVVLANYVYECASRRTSSSCSKQPEPESKPESESGPEPEVPKPRTVTLAAGELAGFGSTG; this is encoded by the exons ATGAACTGGAAATTTCTTATTTGCTGCCTGCTCGGCCACTCTTTCG TTATAGCGATCGAGGCCAACTGTCTGCGGGGCACGGGCCACATGTGGCAGCTGAAGCCTCCCACCGGCACGACCAGCTGCAATCGAGCGTCATTACTGGCCAGAAATGCAACGGCAGTGGGAAAACCAGCAGCAAGGTCTGCAGTCGACATTGCAGCAGCTTCAATGGAAACAGTAGATCCGGGGTTTGGAGGAACCCCTGCGGCCCCCCCTGCGGTGGTTCTGGCCAACTACGTCTACGAGTGCGCCAGTCGCCGGACATCGAGCAGTTGCAGCAAGCAGCCGGAGCCGGAATCGAAGCCGGAATCCGAATCCGGACCGGAGCCGGAGGTTCCTAAGCCCCGCACTGTGACACTGGCAGCCGGCGAACTGGCAGGATTCGGGTCAACTGGGTGA
- the LOC108007568 gene encoding probable palmitoyltransferase ZDHHC24, with translation MCFIWVCTRSFARRHPKIFVGFLHPFAVLFVLVATVFFVVLQMFYVVPNLFKTDTIMYKLSWLVAIFITYNIFGNLLACHLTDTSVQSLPRDRQMPEPGEVHLWDFCDICEKSMPPRSWHCVLCNRCILKRDHHCIFTASCIGHNNQRYFFWFTFYMALGTFVALTTHTLVVLQYCRYMNLFFLDFRDVIGLPTWLLVTLFVNIYAFAAPGSALIIQFMALRINGTLHDLYSERFNRGIRKNFKMIVGKRGLWTFFSPTIKSPLPHDGTKWLTKKKDISEC, from the coding sequence ATGTGTTTCATATGGGTCTGCACAAGATCCTTCGCTCGTCGCCACCCGAAGATTTTTGTAGGATTCTTGCACCCATTCGCAGTACTTTTTGTGCTGGTGGCCACCGTCTTTTTTGTGGTGTTGCAAATGTTTTACGTGGTGCCCAACCTATTCAAAACCGATACAATAATGTACAAACTGTCCTGGCTGGTGGCCATCTTTATAACGTACAATATCTTTGGCAATTTGCTGGCCTGCCACCTCACAGATACTTCGGTTCAGAGTCTGCCGAGGGATCGGCAAATGCCGGAACCGGGAGAAGTGCACCTCTGGGATTTTTGCGATATCTGCGAGAAGTCGATGCCTCCGAGGTCCTGGCACTGTGTCCTGTGCAACCGCTGCATTCTGAAGCGCGATCATCACTGCATCTTTACGGCATCTTGCATTGGGCATAATAATCAGCGATATTTCTTCTGGTTCACCTTCTATATGGCCCTGGGGACTTTCGTGGCCCTGACAACTCATACCCTGGTTGTTTTACAATATTGCAGGTATATGAACTTGTTTTTCTTGGACTTTCGTGATGTGATTGGTCTTCCAACTTGGCTTCTTGTGACCCTATTCGTCAATATCTACGCTTTTGCTGCTCCAGGATCTGCCTTGATTATTCAGTTTATGGCATTACGTATAAATGGCACTTTGCATGACCTTTATAGTGAAAGGTTCAACAGAGGAATACGCAAGAATTTCAAGATGATTGTTGGTAAGAGGGGCCTATGGACTTTCTTTTCGCCTACCATTAAAAGTCCTTTGCCACATGACGGCACAAAGTGGTTAACTAAAAAGAAGGATATCAGCGAGTGTTGA
- the LOC108007571 gene encoding probable palmitoyltransferase ZDHHC24, producing the protein MCILTEMCRNYAKGDPKKFVRIAHPLSVILVFVGTAFFFSLQMFHVVPNLFGVNTFMYKLGWVAAIFITYNILGNMVACYITSSSVESLPKDCQVPVPEEEHLWRYCETCEKLMPPRSWHCILCKCCILKRDHHCSFTANCIGHNNHRYFFWFTFYLTLGTSLSLATLFIDAVMEFWPSVTWQLILGVTSSEKSALWFIYWRYVIMLLNVFAGLFPAHMLFYQIQNLKSNSTYYKISSRLYNLGFRKNCKVILGQRGLWTFLSPMLKSPLPHDGTRWPMKQAV; encoded by the coding sequence ATGTGCATCTTGACGGAAATGTGTCGCAATTATGCCAAAGGTGATCCCAAGAAGTTCGTGAGAATAGCACATCCGCTATCAGTGATTTTGGTATTTGTTGGCACCGCTTTTTTCTTTTCCCTTCAAATGTTTCACGTGGTGCCGAATTTATTTGGTGTCAATACATTTATGTACAAACTTGGCTGGGTGGCGGCCATCTTTATAACATACAACATCCTGGGCAATATGGTGGCCTGTTATATCACAAGCTCATCGGTGGAGAGTTTGCCCAAGGATTGTCAAGTTCCGGTTCCGGAAGAGGAGCACCTGTGGCGTTACTGTGAAACCTGCGAAAAGCTCATGCCTCCGAGATCCTGGCACTGTATACTGTGTAAGTGCTGCATTTTGAAGCGGGATCATCATTGCAGCTTCACGGCCAATTGCATCGGACACAATAACCATCGATATTTCTTCTGGTTTACATTCTATTTAACCCTTGGAACCAGCTTGAGTCTAGCTACCTTATTTATTGATGCGGTGATGGAATTCTGGCCTTCTGTGACGTGGCAGTTGATCCTAGGGGTAACTTCTTCCGAAAAATCAGCCTTATGGTTTATTTACTGGCGCTACGTTATCATGCTTCTCAACGTTTTCGCCGGCCTTTTTCCTGCCCACATGCTGTTTTATCAAATACAGAATCTTAAGTCGAACTCTACGTACTACAAAATATCCAGTCGGCTTTACAATCTGGGTTTCCGGAAGAACTGCAAGGTTATATTGGGTCAACGAGGCCTGTGGACTTTCTTATCGCCCATGTTGAAGAGTCCTTTGCCACACGATGGAACCCGGTGGCCGATGAAGCAGGCCGtctaa
- the LOC108007586 gene encoding probable palmitoyltransferase ZDHHC24 has protein sequence MCYVNTFCQYCAKRCPNTFVNIVHPLSTIFVAAGILFFFSVQMFCIAPQVYKDMAYKLYWILAIFIMQNILGNWLACYKTSSSVETLPKDCQIPVPEEEHLWRYCEPCKKLMPPRSWHCGLCKCCILRRDHHCIFTATCIGHNNQRYFFWFAFYLTFGLIVSFVTFCTHLARNGCNMFMMPDLFSNLLLQFLCKNHDSTSNGSLFHDSTSDGSLFQTITYTLNIFAFLIPGFMLTYQVQILCLNSSYYQMFDDVYDLGFLKNCELIMGQRGLWTFLSPLLKSPLPHDGTQWQMKQQSL, from the coding sequence ATGTGCTACGTGAATACTTTTTGCCAATATTGTGCCAAACGCTGCCCCAATACGTTTGTGAATATAGTTCATCCACTGTCGACAATCTTCGTAGCGGCGGGTATCTTATTCTTCTTCTCAGTGCAGATGTTTTGTATTGCACCTCAGGTGTACAAGGACATGGCCTACAAGCTCTACTGGATACTGGCCATCTTTATAATGCAAAATATCCTAGGGAACTGGTTGGCCTGCTATAAGACAAGCTCATCGGTGGAGACTTTGCCCAAGGACTGCCAAATTCCGGTTCCAGAGGAGGAGCACCTGTGGCGCTATTGTGAACCCTGTAAAAAGCTAATGCCTCCGAGATCCTGGCACTGTGGATTATGTAAATGCTGCATTTTGAGGAGGGATCACCACTGCATCTTCACGGCCACTTGCATCGGTCACAATAACCAGCGATATTTCTTCTGGTTCGCATTCTATTTAACATTTGGCTTAATCGTGAGCTTTGTTACTTTTTGCACTCATTTGGCAAGGAATGGCTGTAATATGTTTATGATGCCGGACCTGTTTTCGAATTTACTATTACAGTTCTTGTGCAAAAATCACGACAGTACCTCCAACGGCAGTCTTTTTCACGACAGTACCTCCGACGGCAGTCTTTTTCAGACCATAACCTACACTCTGAACATTTTCGCTTTTCTCATACCTGGCTTCATGCTAACATACCAAGTTCAGATTTTATGCCTTAACTCTAGTTACTACCAAATGTTTGATGATGTCTATGACTTGGGTTTCCTAAAGAACTGCGAACTTATTATGGGCCAGCGAGGACTTTGGACATTCCTATCACCCTTGCTGAAGAGTCCTTTGCCCCACGATGGCACTCAGTGGCAGATGAAGCAACAATCTCTATAA
- the LOC108007584 gene encoding uncharacterized protein isoform X2, with translation MVRFRVVLRAVCCWSRRMCFRAEEGILRFTQRHREKCVGLLHPFSAIFLLVLIGFMFIFELWYVLPSITDPQGMWHKLNWLLGIYVVFNILGNWWLGFARSTSVESLSPKRQHPAAGEAHLWHYCTSCQKLVPPRSWHCRLCNVCILKRDHHCTFTGNCIGHNNQRYFLGFLFHLTFGSGQALVYNAMLSSKIKAFGLSDPLLMIGHDYSQDADFEWKYTVASIFKLNFLLFMVPFVTMSAGDETLSWSWENEASGLSSRPPLQVLFPMMAPIGFKSSLFKNLEK, from the exons ATGGTTAGATTTCGAGTGGTTTTGAGAGCTGTTTGCTGCTGGAGTCGCAGGATGTGTTTTCGAGCTGAAGAAGGGATCCTTCGTTTTACGCAGAGACATCGCGAGAAATGCGTGGGCTTACTGCATCCCTTTTCGGCAATATTTCTACTTGTTCTGATTGGATTTATGTTTatcttcgaattgtggtatgTTTTGCCGTCAATAACCGATCCCCAGGGCATGTGGCACAAGTTAAACTGGCTGCTGGGAATTTATGTTGTCTTTAATATACTGGGAAATTGGTGGCTCGGCTTTGCAAGGAGTACGTCGGTTGAGAGTTTGTCACCGAAAAGGCAACATCCTGCGGCGGGTGAGGCACACCTATGGCACTATTGCACCTCCTGTCAGAAACTAGTGCCCCCGAGGTCCTGGCACTGCAGATTGTGCAATGTTTGTATTCTCAAGCGGGATCACCACTGCACTTTCACTGGAAATTGCATTGGCCACAATAATCAGCGGTACTTCCTGGGCTTCCTGTTTCACCTGACTTTCGGTAGCGGACAGGCCCTCGTCTATAATGCCATGTTGTCTAGCAAAATTAAGGCCTTTGGGCTCTCCGATCCCCTATTAATGATTGGCCACGATTACTCTCAAGATGCTGACTTCGAGTGGAAGTACACTGTGGCCAGCATCTTCAAACTGAACTTCCTTCTTTTCATGGTTCCCTTCG TTACGATGTCGGCTGGCGACGAAACTTTGAGTTGGTCCTGGGAAAACGAGGCTTCTGGACTTTCCTCTCGCCCACCATTGCAAGTCCTCTTCCCAATGATGGCACCTATTGGATTCAAAAGCagtttgtttaaaaatttggaaaaataa
- the LOC108007567 gene encoding probable palmitoyltransferase ZDHHC24, producing MDSPDQGDTNGNTSIPKRIERRIKPLVDSIAVSLNVSMILFFYFFDVFYVMPQFLGIFGQAVHFVVSTWLTYNILGNLRACTKTSNTVDTLPPEMLKPAEGEDSLWHFCDLCQRTVPPRSWHCKTCSTCILKRDHHCNFVGNCVGHNNQRYFMWFSFYAMIGSVLAFCDNLLYAHKHGIEFFDIFTMHLVLIVEFMHPGTHDLLAHFIIISILTMNIFAIIFPGALFLSQIVVIRNNSVMHSTSDRTYSLGIWENFAQVLGVRGFWTCLSPSIKSPLSHNGIQWKSKNTA from the coding sequence ATGGATTCACCGGATCAAGGGGACACCAACGGGAACACTAGTATCCCAAAGCGCATTGAAAGACGTATCAAACCTTTGGTTGATTCCATAGCAGTGTCCCTGAATGTATCGATGATACTTTTCTTTTACTTTTTCGACGTGTTCTACGTAATGCCACAATTCCTGGGGATCTTTGGACAGGCGGTGCATTTTGTGGTAAGCACTTGGCTTACCTACAACATCCTGGGCAATTTGAGGGCCTGCACGAAGACCTCAAATACTGTGGACACCTTGCCGCCGGAAATGCTAAAACCTGCGGAGGGGGAGGACAGTCTGTGGCACTTTTGCGACCTTTGCCAAAGGACTGTACCGCCAAGATCCTGGCACTGCAAGACCTGCAGTACATGTATTTTGAAACGGGATCATCACTGCAATTTCGTGGGTAACTGTGTGGGCCACAATAACCAGCGGTACTTCATGTGGTTCTCGTTCTACGCAATGATTGGCAGCGTATTGGCCTTCTGCGATAATCTGCTGTACGCCCATAAGCATGGCATTGAATTCTTCGACATATTCACGATGCATTTAGTTCTTATTGTCGAGTTCATGCATCCGGGTACACATGACCTGCTCGCTCACTTCATAATAATTTCCATACTGACCATGAACATATTCGCTATCATATTTCCCGGCGCCCTGTTTCTCTCGCAAATAGTTGTTATCCGAAACAACTCGGTTATGCATAGTACTTCTGATCGCACCTATAGTTTGGGTATCTGGGAAAACTTTGCCCAGGTTCTTGGAGTTCGTGGATTTTGGACCTGCTTATCGCCTAGTATCAAAAGTCCCCTGAGTCACAATGGCATCCAATGGAAGTCGAAGAACACCGCTTAA